The Rattus rattus isolate New Zealand chromosome 1, Rrattus_CSIRO_v1, whole genome shotgun sequence genome includes a region encoding these proteins:
- the Fhl3 gene encoding four and a half LIM domains protein 3, giving the protein MSEAFDCAKCNESLYGRKYIQTDSGPYCVPCYDNTFANTCAECQQLIGHDSRELFYEDRHFHEGCFRCCRCQRSLADEPFTCQDSELLCNECYCTAFSSQCSACGETVMPGSRKLEYGGQTWHEHCFLCSGCEQPLGSRSFVPDKGAHYCVPCYENKFAPRCARCSKTLTQGGVTYRDQPWHRECLVCTGCQTPLAGQQFTSRDDDPYCVACFGELFAPKCSSCKRPITGGSGSEGAGLGGGKYVSFEDRHWHHSCFSCARCSTSLVGQGFVPDGDQVLCQGCSQAGP; this is encoded by the exons ATGAGTGAAGCATTTGACTGTGCAAAATGCAATGAGTCCTTGTACGGCCGCAAATACATCCAGACAGACAGCGGCCCCTACTGTGTTCCCTGCTACGACAACACCTTCGCCAACACCTGTGCCGAGTGCCAGCAGCTCATCGGCCATGATTCAAGG GAACTGTTTTATGAGGATCGCCACTTCCACGAGGGCTGCTTCCGCTGCTGCCGCTGCCAGCGTTCCCTTGCCGATGAACCCTTCACCTGTCAGGACAGTGAGCTTCTCTGTAATGAGTGCTACTGTACAGCCTTCTCTTCCCAGTGCTCTGCCTGTGGGGAGACCGTCATGCCCG GGTCCCGGAAGCTGGAGTATGGAGGCCAGACGTGGCATGAACACTGCTTTCTGTGCAGTGGCTGTGAGCAACCACTGGGCTCCCGCTCCTTCGTGCCTGACAAGGGTGCTCACTACTGCGTGCCTTGCTATGAGAACAAATTTGCTCCTCGGTGTGCCCGCTGCAGCAAG ACGCTGACCCAGGGCGGAGTGACATATCGCGATCAGCCCTGGCATCGAGAGTGCCTGGTCTGCACTGGGTGCCAGACGCCCCTCGCAGGGCAGCAGTTCACATCCCGGGATGATGATCCCTACTGTGTGGCCTGCTTTGGAGAACTCTTTGCACCCAAGTGCAGCAGCTGCAAGCGCCCCATCACAGGTGGGAGCGGCAGCGAGGGCGCAG GACTCGGTGGAGGCAAGTACGTGTCCTTCGAAGACCGACATTGGCACCACAGCTGCTTTTCCTGTGCCCGCTGCTCCACCTCCCTGGTGGGCCAAGGCTTTGTACCAGATGGAGACCAAGTTCTGTGCCAGGGCTGCAGCCAAGCAGGCCCCTGA